In the Solanum pennellii chromosome 5, SPENNV200 genome, one interval contains:
- the LOC107020834 gene encoding transcription factor BHLH094, with the protein MDPQASMMNHAGGFQSPPFNLSEIWQFPINAGEGETPYSFPSSTAAAPQNVSDDVRNNDPMVLDRRTNNYSGGGGGGSARKRNEDDESAKGVSTSGNGLTESASKRMKVTRSNENCEARGDGEGNSVKSAEQPAKPAEPPKDYIHVRARRGQATDSHSLAERARREKISERMKVLQDIVPGCNKVIGKALVLDEIINYIQSLQHQVEFLSMKLEAVNSKMPSIEGYPSKDFGQQPFDTNAMAFSSQATREYTRGTSPDWLHMQLGGGFERTT; encoded by the exons ATGGATCCACAAGCTTCCATGATGAACCACGCCGGAGGATTTCAGTCTCCGCCGTTTAATTTATCTGAGATCTGGCAGTTTCCGATCAATGCAGGTGAAGGTGAGACGCCGTATAGTTTTCCGTCGTCTACGGCGGCGGCGCCGCAGAATGTGAGTGATGATGTTCGGAATAATGATCCTATGGTTCTAGACCGGAGAACAAATAATTACAGCGGTGGCGGTGGTGGCGGTTCAGCTAGAAAGCGAAACGAGGATGATGAATCAGCTAAAGGAGTTTCCACTAGCGGCAATGGCTTG ACTGAATCTGCTAGTAAGCGGATGAAGGTTACAAGATCAAATGAGAATTGCGAAGCTAGAGGTGATGGGGAAGGGAATTCAGTGAAATCTGCAGAACAACCTGCAAAGCCTGCTGAACCGCCAAAAGATTACATTCACGTGCGGGCAAGGAGGGGTCAAGCTACTGATAGTCACAGTCTAGCAGAAAGA GCTAGGAGAGAGAAGATAAGTGAGAGGATGAAAGTCCTCCAAGATATAGTCCCTGGTTGTAATAAG GTTATTGGCAAAGCTCTTGTTCTTGATgagataataaattatattcaatcATTACAACACCAGGTTGAG TTCTTATCAATGAAGCTTGAAGCAGTTAATTCAAAAATGCCAAGCATAGAGGGATATCCATCTAAAGAT ttCGGACAGCAGCCATTTGATACAAATGCTATGGCATTCAGTTCACAAGCTACAAGGGAATATACCAGGGGAACATCACCAGATTGGTTGCATATGCAGCTTGGTGGAGGCTTTGAAAGAACAACATAA